From the Conger conger chromosome 14, fConCon1.1, whole genome shotgun sequence genome, one window contains:
- the LOC133110376 gene encoding uncharacterized protein LOC133110376 isoform X2 yields the protein MTLSRGHLDICLLYLSWSLWASAVALEKIELDERPGVTCGQGLTGCRVEDEVIPSPDSGNVHVRKLDVRAFLCCRRGSDCRPCLRIQIHIAIDGLQDGNELSGDDDDDDDAQQKGYVSLCCNIPNGWPVCKRLEFRPPPPVVEDHHKAEVQFSLSLLVSEKVYFGSQLLVSAQTLNQSIVVPQKAPKLQTVINKEKKVALLQLDEDINAISPVEICQKYGETGECRYQQWNGTRLSISLDSVPSCLCFQVRRRDGGPVGQACPFQSSKELLERTWQRVQVSMAPARTNVGEPALAWNLTAPCRLEAELWLCRMERSAFGQDCREVEGSRQKVESGRQGDWKRILRGHWVKGEFLGFVPLPSMCVQVQVTGMDRPLDPRCPFSASRWRWVFPVVLGAAMICVAVLGACLFPGTLKGCVSHWCKDDGLRGAVCRRQVVLLCPPDLDPAVAVLVSRLGTALCSLGLAVTADLWSRAELGALGPVPWLYGQLDRLGPAGGQVVLILTPAAWERLGRCPGAGPEERGQGTSPYADVFGAALGCLLADALQGDRRGRFTLARFEGPPSPGSGGAAPGPPAAHGLRPYALPSQCLPFVMELTGRSLVRSWPASRALERALRGRGERGPGSGDPGEALSLMGAHKPQTHKDWAKDTPRV from the exons ATGACCCTTTCGCGCGGCCACCTGGACATATGCCTGCTCTACCTGTCCTGGAGTCTGTGGGCTTCTGCTGTTGCCTTGGAAAAGATCGAGTTGGATGAGCGCCCGGGTGTCACATGTGGACAG GGTCTGACTGGCTGCAGAGTGGAAG ATGAGGTTATCCCGAGTCCTGATTCTGGTAATGTGCATGTGAGAAAACTGGACGTCAGAGCTTTTCTTTGCTGTCGAAGAGGGAGTGACTGCAGACCATGTCTTCGGATCCAAATCCACATCGCCATCGATG GTCTCCAGGATGGCAATGAGCTGtctggtgatgatgatgatgatgatgatgcacaACAGAAAG GctatgtgagtttgtgttgcAACATCCCGAATGGTTGGCCTGTGTGCAAGCGGCTGGAATTCAGACCGCCCCCTCCTGTTGTGGAGGACCATCACAAAGCAGAG gttcagttctctctctctctgctggtgtCCGAGAAGGTATACTTTGGCAGTCAGTTGCTGGTGTCGGCACAAACCCTGAATCAAAGCATCGTTGTACCTCAGAAAG CCCCCAAACTGCAAACGGTAATTAACAAGGAGAAGAAGGTGGCCCTACTGCAACTGGACGAGGACATAAACGCCATCTCTCCCGTGGAAATATGCCAGAAATATGGAGAGACTGGGGAGTGCCGATATCAGCAGTGG AATGGGACACGTTTGTCCATTTCTCTGGACTCTGTTCCCTCCTGCCTTTGCTTCCAG gtgaggaggagagacggtGGTCCGGTTGGGCAGGCATGCCCTTTCCAGAGCTCTAAAG AATTGCTTGAGAGAACATGGCAAAGGGTGCAGGTATCGATGGCTCCAGCTCGGACTAACGTTGGCGAGCCGGCGTTGGCCTGGAACCtcactgccccctgcaggctggAGGCTGAACTGTGGCTGTGCCGGATGGAGAGGAGTGCATTCGGACAGGACTGCAGAGAGGTGGAAGGTTCCAGGCAGAAGGTGGAGAGCGGGAGGCAGGGAGACTGGAAGAGGATCCTCCGGGGCCACTGG GTGAAAGGAGAATTCCTGGGCTTTGTTCCCCTTCcatctatgtgtgtgcag GTGCAGGTGACTGGGATGGACAGACCGCTGGACCCCAGGTGTCCCTTCTCTG CCTCTAGGTGGCGCTGGGTCTTCCCTGTCGTGCTGGGTGCAGCGATGATCTGTGTGGCTGTCCTAGGAGCATGCCTTTTTCCGGGCACTCTCAAAG GTTGTGTGAGCCACTGGTGTAAAGATGATGGTTTAAGAG GGGCAGTGTGCAGGAGGCAGGTGGTGTTGCTCTGCCCCCCAGACCTGGACCCCGCTGTGGCAGTGCTGGTGTCCCGCCTGGGCACCGCGCTGTGCTCCCTGGGCTTGGCCGTCACCGCAGACCTGTGGAGCCGGGCAGAGCTGGGGGCCCTGGGGCCTGTGCCCTGGCTGTACGGGCAGCTGGACCGGCTGGGGCCGGCGGGAGGCCAGGTGGTGCTCATACTGACTCCGGCAGCCTGGGAGAGGCTGGGGCGGTGTCCTGGGGCCGGGCCCGAGGAGCGGGGCCAGGGGACGTCTCCGTACGCGGATGTTTTCGGCGCCGCACTGGGCTGCCTCCTGGCTGACGCCCTGCAGGGCGACCGCAGAGGCCGCTTCACCCTGGCGCGGTTCGAGGGCCCGCCCTCCCCCGGCTCGGGCGGGGCCGCTCCCGGGCCCCCGGCGGCCCACGGCCTGCGGCCCTACGCCCTCCCCTCCCAGTGCCTCCCCTTCGTCATGGAGCTGACGGGACGGAGTTTGGTGAGGAGCTGGCCCGCCTCTCGGGCGCTGGAGCGGGCCCTGAGGGGGCGCGGTGAGCGGGGCCCAGGGTCAGGAGACCCAGGGGAGGCCCTGTCCCTCATGGGCGCTCACAAGCCCCAGACGCACAAAGACTGGGCCAAAGACACACCCCGAGTATAG
- the LOC133110376 gene encoding uncharacterized protein LOC133110376 isoform X1: MTLSRGHLDICLLYLSWSLWASAVALEKIELDERPGVTCGQGLTGCRVEGENRIGDEVIPSPDSGNVHVRKLDVRAFLCCRRGSDCRPCLRIQIHIAIDGLQDGNELSGDDDDDDDAQQKGYVSLCCNIPNGWPVCKRLEFRPPPPVVEDHHKAEVQFSLSLLVSEKVYFGSQLLVSAQTLNQSIVVPQKAPKLQTVINKEKKVALLQLDEDINAISPVEICQKYGETGECRYQQWNGTRLSISLDSVPSCLCFQVRRRDGGPVGQACPFQSSKELLERTWQRVQVSMAPARTNVGEPALAWNLTAPCRLEAELWLCRMERSAFGQDCREVEGSRQKVESGRQGDWKRILRGHWVKGEFLGFVPLPSMCVQVQVTGMDRPLDPRCPFSASRWRWVFPVVLGAAMICVAVLGACLFPGTLKGCVSHWCKDDGLRGAVCRRQVVLLCPPDLDPAVAVLVSRLGTALCSLGLAVTADLWSRAELGALGPVPWLYGQLDRLGPAGGQVVLILTPAAWERLGRCPGAGPEERGQGTSPYADVFGAALGCLLADALQGDRRGRFTLARFEGPPSPGSGGAAPGPPAAHGLRPYALPSQCLPFVMELTGRSLVRSWPASRALERALRGRGERGPGSGDPGEALSLMGAHKPQTHKDWAKDTPRV, translated from the exons ATGACCCTTTCGCGCGGCCACCTGGACATATGCCTGCTCTACCTGTCCTGGAGTCTGTGGGCTTCTGCTGTTGCCTTGGAAAAGATCGAGTTGGATGAGCGCCCGGGTGTCACATGTGGACAG GGTCTGACTGGCTGCAGAGTGGAAGGTGAGAACAGAATTGGAG ATGAGGTTATCCCGAGTCCTGATTCTGGTAATGTGCATGTGAGAAAACTGGACGTCAGAGCTTTTCTTTGCTGTCGAAGAGGGAGTGACTGCAGACCATGTCTTCGGATCCAAATCCACATCGCCATCGATG GTCTCCAGGATGGCAATGAGCTGtctggtgatgatgatgatgatgatgatgcacaACAGAAAG GctatgtgagtttgtgttgcAACATCCCGAATGGTTGGCCTGTGTGCAAGCGGCTGGAATTCAGACCGCCCCCTCCTGTTGTGGAGGACCATCACAAAGCAGAG gttcagttctctctctctctgctggtgtCCGAGAAGGTATACTTTGGCAGTCAGTTGCTGGTGTCGGCACAAACCCTGAATCAAAGCATCGTTGTACCTCAGAAAG CCCCCAAACTGCAAACGGTAATTAACAAGGAGAAGAAGGTGGCCCTACTGCAACTGGACGAGGACATAAACGCCATCTCTCCCGTGGAAATATGCCAGAAATATGGAGAGACTGGGGAGTGCCGATATCAGCAGTGG AATGGGACACGTTTGTCCATTTCTCTGGACTCTGTTCCCTCCTGCCTTTGCTTCCAG gtgaggaggagagacggtGGTCCGGTTGGGCAGGCATGCCCTTTCCAGAGCTCTAAAG AATTGCTTGAGAGAACATGGCAAAGGGTGCAGGTATCGATGGCTCCAGCTCGGACTAACGTTGGCGAGCCGGCGTTGGCCTGGAACCtcactgccccctgcaggctggAGGCTGAACTGTGGCTGTGCCGGATGGAGAGGAGTGCATTCGGACAGGACTGCAGAGAGGTGGAAGGTTCCAGGCAGAAGGTGGAGAGCGGGAGGCAGGGAGACTGGAAGAGGATCCTCCGGGGCCACTGG GTGAAAGGAGAATTCCTGGGCTTTGTTCCCCTTCcatctatgtgtgtgcag GTGCAGGTGACTGGGATGGACAGACCGCTGGACCCCAGGTGTCCCTTCTCTG CCTCTAGGTGGCGCTGGGTCTTCCCTGTCGTGCTGGGTGCAGCGATGATCTGTGTGGCTGTCCTAGGAGCATGCCTTTTTCCGGGCACTCTCAAAG GTTGTGTGAGCCACTGGTGTAAAGATGATGGTTTAAGAG GGGCAGTGTGCAGGAGGCAGGTGGTGTTGCTCTGCCCCCCAGACCTGGACCCCGCTGTGGCAGTGCTGGTGTCCCGCCTGGGCACCGCGCTGTGCTCCCTGGGCTTGGCCGTCACCGCAGACCTGTGGAGCCGGGCAGAGCTGGGGGCCCTGGGGCCTGTGCCCTGGCTGTACGGGCAGCTGGACCGGCTGGGGCCGGCGGGAGGCCAGGTGGTGCTCATACTGACTCCGGCAGCCTGGGAGAGGCTGGGGCGGTGTCCTGGGGCCGGGCCCGAGGAGCGGGGCCAGGGGACGTCTCCGTACGCGGATGTTTTCGGCGCCGCACTGGGCTGCCTCCTGGCTGACGCCCTGCAGGGCGACCGCAGAGGCCGCTTCACCCTGGCGCGGTTCGAGGGCCCGCCCTCCCCCGGCTCGGGCGGGGCCGCTCCCGGGCCCCCGGCGGCCCACGGCCTGCGGCCCTACGCCCTCCCCTCCCAGTGCCTCCCCTTCGTCATGGAGCTGACGGGACGGAGTTTGGTGAGGAGCTGGCCCGCCTCTCGGGCGCTGGAGCGGGCCCTGAGGGGGCGCGGTGAGCGGGGCCCAGGGTCAGGAGACCCAGGGGAGGCCCTGTCCCTCATGGGCGCTCACAAGCCCCAGACGCACAAAGACTGGGCCAAAGACACACCCCGAGTATAG
- the LOC133110380 gene encoding transmembrane and coiled-coil domains protein 1-like, with amino-acid sequence MHCRKVVHLEVIGTGLAPLDGACPADADPADAQRGRQALAQLRQKVLRLAEQIRVEQAARDDTVAEYVKLANNADRQQSARIKQVFEKKNQKSAHAVLQLQKKLDLYQRKLREAEQGGAGRPHRDPVAVGSKATAKPKEPGAAVHGRFGSSENVCPAKPPQEEPPGEEAQASPRYGSEDEGSSATSGSAGAHSTSRGPALEALPSSGLDALLLHLQEASRAQAGLEEALDRVRGLYQRDYQLLMQALQDQRYRFERLEEQLNDLMELHQNEVLTLKQELASLEEKIAYQSYERARDIQEALEVCQTRICKMELQQQQGGQMEGVEGRAGRPLLGRLISVLLALMAVLLVCVSAAANCTVPLLKSRARALCSLLLLLLLALLWRNGDTLALHLDRQLHRVLELWA; translated from the exons ATGCACTGCCGAAAAGTTGTG CATTTGGAGGTGATCGGCACGGGCCTGGCGCCCCTGGACGGGGCGTGTCCCGCGGACGCGGACCCCGCCGACGCGCAGCGCGGTCGGCAGGCCCTGGCGCAGCTGCGGCAGAAGGTGCTCCGCCTGGCGGAGCAGATCCGGGTGGAGCAGGCGGCGCGCGACGACACCGTGGCGGAGTACGTGAAGCTGGCCAACAACGCCGACCGGCAGCAGAGCGCGCGCATCAAGCAGGTGTTCGAGAAGAAGAACCAGAAGTCGGCGCACGCCGTCCTGCAGCTGCAGAAGAAGCTGGACCTGTACCAGCGCAAGCTGAGGGAGGCCgagcagggcggggcggggcggccgCACCGGGATCCGGTGGCGGTGGGGTCCAAGGCGACCGCCAAGCCCAAGGAGCCGGGCGCGGCCGTGCACGGCAGGTTCGGCAGCTCGGAGAACGTGTGCCCGGCGAAGCCGCCGCAGGAGGAGCCCCCGGGGGAGGAGGCGCAGGCCAGCCCCCGCTACGGCAGCGAGGACGAGGGGTCCAGCGCCACCTCGGGATCGGCGGGGGCCCACAGCACCTCCCGGGGCCCCGCGCTGGAGGCCCTGCCCAGCTCAGGCCTGGACGCCCTGCTCCTCCACCTGCAGGAGGCGAGCCGCGCGCAGGCCGGGCTGGAGGAGGCTTTGGACAGGGTCAGGGGCCTCTATCAGCGGGACTACCAGCTGCTCATGCAGGCCTTGCAGGACCAGCGCTACAG GTTCGAACGGCTGGAGGAGCAGCTGAACGACCTGATGGAACTGCACCAGAACGAGGTGCTCACTCTGAAGCAGGAGCTGGCTAGTCTGGAGGAGAAGATTGCCTACCAGTCCTATGAGAGAGCGCGGGATATACAG GAGGCCCTGGAGGTGTGCCAGACGCGCATCTGCAAGatggagctgcagcagcagcagggcgggCAGATGGAGGGGGTCGAGGGCCGCGCggggcgccccctgctgggcaGGCTCATCAGCGTGCTGCTGGCGCTCATGGCCGTGCTGCTGGTGTGCGTCTCGGCTGCGGCCAACTGCACCGTGCCCCTGCTGAAGAGCCGCGCCCGGGCCCTgtgctccctgctcctcctcctcctcctggccctCCTCTGGCGGAACGGGGACACGCTCGCGCTACACCTGGACCGCCAGCTGCACCGCGTCCTGGAGCTCTGGGCCTGA